DNA sequence from the Chitinivibrionales bacterium genome:
TAGTTTTGCCGCGTGCTGTTTATTCATCGGTTATTTTTTCATGAATAAAGCGATGAGCGCAAAACCTAAAAAAATGTTGATGACCCTTGCCGGGTTCTGCCAGGGGATTGCCGTTTCGGCAGACCATACAACCGGCATATTGGTTTCGGCATGCATTGCCATCTTAATCATCACAAAAGAGATCAGAGGATATTTTCTGTTTTTTTTTCTGCCGGTGCTGTTGCTCGGATCGGCAACGCTTGTGTATTACCAGGCTCTATCTGGTAGCATTATCCCGTTCGAAACGCACAAGGAATTATGGGCCTACGCCGGTTCTTCATGGGATGCTCACGCGCTTTCAGGCTTACATGTCAACTCGCCGTTTGTTATTCTAAAAACGGTCGTCAAATATTCAATCGGCCCAAACGGCTTTCTGATTTATAATCCATTTTTGATTATTGGATTGTATTATGCTTTTATTTTGATAAAAGAGAAAAAGACCGGATGGAAAAACTCCTTCATTCTCCTGAGCGGTACAGCTCTGACTGTGATTTACTATTGCCTGTTCGCCGAGGGCGCCGGCGGCTGCAGCTATTCGATCAGATGGTTCCTGCCGTTTTTACCGATCATTTACTGTCATATGTGGCCGTTTTTTGGAGGACTCAACAAAGTAAAGAAAGCGGCCTTTGTAATGCTGTTTTGTTTTTCCGTTGTAATGGCACTAGGTGGAGTTGTCAATCCATGGATTTGCTATCCCAAGAATGGAAGCGCTTTCATCGAAAACATGAAGCCGGCGTTGGAACAGCTGTATAAAAAATAGGGGAATCACGCGTTGGGCTTTGCTCATGGCCGGGAAACACCGGCGGCCTTGGAAAGAAGTCAAATTAAAGCGATATTCGTGGTCGAATTGTTTATAAAAAGTATATTTATCTGCAATGACCGCCACGAAAACACGAACCCTCCTTCTCCTTTTTTTTCTTTCCGGTTTCTGCAATCTTGTCTTTGAAATCGTTTGGACGAGGATGTTCGGCCTCGTGTTCGGCGTCACGGTTTTCGCGATAAGCGCGGTGCTGGCGTCGTTCATGGGGGGACTTGCCGCCGGCGCGTTTGTCTTCGGCAGGGTGGTGGAGAAAAAGGGCGAGCCTATCTTCATTTTTTTCTGGGTTCATCTTGGAATATCAATCAGCGCTATGGTATTTCTCGCGGCGTTTCCCGCCGTGAAGGGACTTTTCCTTTTTATCAACGACATCGCCGACCTTGGCTTTTACGGCTCGCGCATCATCTGGTTCGCGCTCGCCTTGTTCCTTATGATCATTCCGACCACGCTCATGGGAGCAACCTTTCCCGTGGCCGTGAAAATCCTGGCGCGGGGCGAGACGTTGGGAAAAGACGTCGGCGTTTTGTACTCGGTAAATACCGCTGGAAGCGTTATTGGATGCATCACCGCAGTGTTTTTCCTGCTTGGTTCCGTGGGGATGAACGGCACGATCTGGATTGCCGCGGTGCTGGATTGTTTGGTCGGGCTTTCGACCTTGACGCTGAGGGCGGCTAAACGCGGCGCGGGCAACAAATGAAACCGTCAACCCGGCAGCAATCCATAAAGCGCAATCCCTTCTTTATCAAAGAGAAGTTCGTCCTCACCATTTTGATGCCCGTCGTGGCATTGCTCGCCGGATTCTGCACCATGTCCTGCGAAATCGTCTGGACGCGCATCCTCAAATATTTTGTCGACAACAGCATCCAGGCCTTCTCCATGATACTCGCCACGTTTTTGACCGGTCTGGCGCTCGGCGGCTATGTTTTCTCGCGTTTTGTCGATTCGCGAAAGGCGCCGTTGCTGTTTCTTGGATTTCTTGAGACCGGCATCGGGCTTCTGTGCCTCTTGTCCATTCTCGCAATCGGTCACGCCGGTGCGCTGATCGCCGCGTTGAACACGGTTTTCGGAAAAGGCTTTAACGCGGAAATCGGGATCAGGGTTCTGGTTTTTTCATCCGCGATTCTGCCGCCCACCATGCTCATGGGGGGTGTTTTCCCCCTTGTCAGCAAGTTGTATGCAAAGAATGCCGACGTTGCGGGACGGTCTGTTGGAGAAATTTACGCCGTGAATACGGTAGGCGCCGTTGTTGGCTCTTTTGCGGGCGGGTTTGTATTGATCCCGCTTTTCGGGGTACAGAACAGCATTTCGTGTATCGCATTCATTAATGTACTGATCGGCATGTCGTGTGTCGCCTTCGCTTCTGCCCTGCGAAATAAAATAAAAATCATCGTTGCCGGATGCCTTGTCATAGCCGCCGGATTATTGTTCGCCTTCACGCCGCGCAATGCCTTCCT
Encoded proteins:
- a CDS encoding fused MFS/spermidine synthase; the encoded protein is MTATKTRTLLLLFFLSGFCNLVFEIVWTRMFGLVFGVTVFAISAVLASFMGGLAAGAFVFGRVVEKKGEPIFIFFWVHLGISISAMVFLAAFPAVKGLFLFINDIADLGFYGSRIIWFALALFLMIIPTTLMGATFPVAVKILARGETLGKDVGVLYSVNTAGSVIGCITAVFFLLGSVGMNGTIWIAAVLDCLVGLSTLTLRAAKRGAGNK